A window from Corvus cornix cornix isolate S_Up_H32 chromosome 8, ASM73873v5, whole genome shotgun sequence encodes these proteins:
- the CPT2 gene encoding carnitine O-palmitoyltransferase 2, mitochondrial, producing the protein MAARQLLRAAPGRRGYSGAGAAEFLHRSIVPTMHYQKSLPRLPVPKLEDTITRYLNAQKPLLNDDQFRKTEELAHAFEKGIGRELHEQLVAQDNQNKHTSYITGPWFDMYLKAREPVVLNFNAFMSFNPDPKPEYNDQLIRATNMTVSAIRFMKTFRAGYLEPEVFHLNPEKSDTEIFKKIIRFVPSSISWFGAYMVNAYPLDMSQYFRLFNSTRLPKLNKDELYTDEKAKHLLVLRNGNFYVFDVIDRDGNMLKPSEIQAHLKYILSDNSPAPAFPLGYLSSENRDTWALLRKNLLENGNEEALQKVDSAMFCLSLDDFPVKDFVHVSHTMLHGDAANRWYDKSFNLIITKDGTAGINFEHSWGDGVAVLRFQNEVFKDSTTTPAISPQSQPASVDSSRAVQKLDFKLNDALKAGITKAKQKFDATVESLSLNLIQFQEGGKELLKQKKVSPDAVAQLAFQMAFLRQYDQTVATYESCSTAAFKHGRTETIRPATVHTKKCSEAFVKELSKHSTEELQKLIVECSKYHGRLTKEAAMGQGFDRHLFSLRYLALSKGLPLPDFYQDQAYARLNHNIISTSTLVSPAVQLGGFGPVVADGFGVGYQVHDDWIGCNVSSYPARNGKEFLQCIHKSLEDIFNVLKGKKIGS; encoded by the exons ATGGCGGCGCGGCAGCTGCTGCGGGCGGCCCCGGGACGGCGCGGCTACAGCGGCGCGGGCGCCGCCGAGTTCCTGCACCGCAGCATCGTGCCCACCATGCACTACCAGAAGAGCCTGCCCAG ACTGCCAGTTCCCAAGCTAGAAGATACAATTACAAGATACCTGAATGCCCAGAAACCTCTTTTAAATGATGACCAGTTCAG GAAAACTGAGGAACTCGCTCATGCCTTTGAAAAGGGAATTGGAAGAGAGCTGCATGAACAACTGGTCGCTCAAGACAATCAGAACAAACATACAAGTTACATCACAG GTCCCTGGTTTGACATGTATCTAAAAGCACGTGAGCCTgttgttttgaattttaatgcatttatgTCTTTTAATCCTGATCCGAAACCGGAATACAACGATCAGCTCATACGAGCTACGAACATGACTGTTTCTGCCATACGTTTTATGAAGACCTTCAGGGCTGGTTACCTTGAACCAGAGGTTTTTCACCTCAATCCAGAAAAAAGTGACACtgagatctttaaaaaaattatccgGTTTGTGCCTTCTTCAATTTCTTGGTTTGGTGCCTACATGGTCAATGCTTACCCTCTAGATATGTCCCAGTACTTCAGGCTTTTCAATTCTACACGGCTTCCTAAGCTCAACAAAGATGAGCTTTATACAgatgaaaaggcaaaacatttGCTAGTGttgagaaatggaaatttttacGTGTTTGATGTTATTGATAGAGATGGAAACATGCTGAAACCTTCAGAAATACAAGCACACTTGAAATACATCCTTAGTGACAACAGTCCAGCCCCGGCCTTCCCTCTTGGCTACCTCTCCAGTGAAAACCGAGATACATGGGCATTGCTGAGGAAGAATCTACTGGAAAACGGCAATGAAGAAGCTCTTCAAAAAGTAGACTCTGCCATGTTTTGTTTAAGTTTAGATGATTTTCCTGTTAAAGACTTTGTGCACGTGTCCCACACTATGTTGCATGGAGATGCTGCAAACCGCTGGTATGACAAATCCTTTAATCTTATCATAACTAAGGATGGCActgcaggaattaattttgaacATTCCTGGGGAGATGGTGTGGCTGTGCTCAGGTTCCAGAATGAGGTTTTTAAAGATAGCACCACCACACCAGCCATCAGCCCCCAGTCCCAGCCTGCTTCAGTTGACTCTTCTAGAGCAGTGCAGAAACTTGACTTTAAGCTGAATGATGCCTTAAAAGCAGGGATTACCAAAGCCAAACAGAAGTTTGATGCCACTGTAGAATCACTTTCTCTTAACCTAATTCAGTTCCAAGAAGGGGGCAAGGAGCTTCTAAAGCAGAAGAAGGTGAGCCCAGATGCTGTGGCTCAGCTGGCCTTCCAGATGGCTTTCCTTCGCCAGTACGACCAGACTGTTGCTACGTACGAGtcttgcagcactgcagctttcaAACACGGCCGTACAGAAACCATACGTCCTGCCACTGTCCATACAAAGAAATGCTCAGAAGCCTTTGTCAAGGAACTctccaaacacagcacagaagagctgcagaagtTGATAGTGGAGTGCTCCAAGTACCATGGCCGTTTGACAAAAGAGGCTGCTATGG gCCAGGGGTTTGACCGGCATCTCTTCAGCCTGCGCTATTTAGCCTTATCCAAGGGGCTGCCACTGCCGGATTTCTATCAAGACCAAGCCTACGCTCGCCTTAATCACAACATCATTTCTACCAGCACCTTGGTGAGCCCAGCTGTGCAGTTAGGAGGGTTTGGCCCCGTGGTGGCTGATGGCTTTGGAGTAGGGTATCAGGTACATGACGACTGGATAGGTTGTAATGTTTCCTCTTACCCAGCTAGGAATGGTAAAGAATTCCTTCAGTGTATACACAAGTCACTAGAAGATATCTTTAATGTtttaaaggggaagaaaattGGTAGTTAG